A window of Marmota flaviventris isolate mMarFla1 chromosome 11, mMarFla1.hap1, whole genome shotgun sequence genomic DNA:
TATAGTATTCATGTAATAATGCCAAGATGAGAATCATCAGGAAATGTTATGTCAGTAtactttccttccctccctctctccctcccttcctccctccctccttccattcatcccttccttcctttctcacagttctgggaattgaatccagggcttgagcatgctaggcaagcactctaccactaagctacatctccagttttAGAAGATTTTCACaaccttttaaaaatcacatgacaTTTGTTCTgacagttctattttatttttacttttctttctgcttAAAGTGGCTGTGCATTATTttgattttacaaaattataatactAAGGAAGCTAGTagtacatatacatttatttgaaaaagtttGAAACAGCAGTTATAAGAAAAATACTTATTtaggtttaaaaattattttatatctttaatgaCTGTTGGAAGAATAAAATGACCTTAACAAATATCCTTTTATTACAAGTAGTTTAAATTAAAACTTCTTCTTTTATAAGGTGGCTTTTTCatcaaaagaatattttccatCACATTTCAGACCAGAATATATAGAATTGAAACCAAAATATCAGGTGAGTCCTGAGTTATCCTATCTCAATATCAAGTATAGTTAATTACTGGGCTTCTCCAATACTTAATTGATACATATATACTTAATTCATACACGTATACGATACAGGTGTAGAAGTACAAGGTGTATTTCAGGAATTTAGAATTAGACACACTTATATGTGATTTAAAGATTCCAAAACCATGCTGCTCACATTAGAAACACCTGtctttaataaaaagtatttaatcaCAGGTCTCATCTGACTTAATGAATCTCCATCTGGAAATGGAAACTGGGAACCTACATTTTTCAAGAAACTTCAGGGGATTCTTAGTGTGTCCCACTAGTATTTCTTACTCTGTATCCACCAGCATTTGTAAACCATTATAATACTTACATCCATTAAAATAACCTTGAACTActaagttaaaataaaacaaatattaggctgattatttcagattttgcattttttattgtaTAATGTAGAAGTTGTATGAAAAGGATTTGAATGAAAAACTTCATTTTGAAGACTTTCAATGATAGAATAGCTTGATCCCCAAACTACAAATTGCTTATTTTTTACACTGAAATTTCACTTTTAGCCCAAGTTTTTGTGTGCTGTTCTCTTTTAACCATTTCTAAATCAAAAACATTATGCATCAAAAAGCAAGAATCCACTGTGACATGTTGAGGATTGGGTTTCATCAGTTTTGAAACTCTCTGACTTAAGGAGATGATATTTGTCCCCAACAAAGTCTTTAAATGATATTCTGATACTTTTCATATGATGTCTATTATTTGCTTGCATTCTTAAAAAATTTCCTACATTGCCGATAAACACTTATATGGCTAAGACTTAAATCCTGATATTAGCCACTGTTTTACTATCTAAGCAAACACAGCTAACACTGGAAATTCAGTCAGTAAGAAGCTATTTATGGGTGACTATTCCAGGTGCAAAAGCATTTAGATACGAGGTAGTGTCAAAATTAGGAATTTGATATTTTTGcttcaaaagctttttttttaattcaagttttaaaataattagtttGTAGAAGGTAGGaggatgaatagattaaaaaatggtaggaggatgaatagataaattgacattattcaaagaaaattgactaaaaattttattatgaattcaAAGTAAATGCTAcagaatttcttatttatattgcAATTTCAGAAATTCAACAAAGGCGGTTTTGATCCTTTTCTAAGGAACATAAACAAGATGTCggtcaggaaaaggaaagaccaaGATATATATCAGTTTAGAAATGTTTTAAGTCAGGAGGTTATAGAGCAAGAAGACCAAGATCCTCCTTACCCAACACGTTCAAAATCTGGAGGATATAGCAGTGTATCCTGGGCCCATGATCCTGATACCATCCCAAAAAAGAATAAGTCAGCTTGTGATCCTACTATCAATGCAATGAAAACTTTGGACCCTAAGAGTAAGCCAGCCCATGATCCTGCTATCAATACAATGAAGACTTTAGACCCTAATaataagttaaaagaaaaactaccaAGTTTAACTTTACCAAGCTTAAGAGAACCACCAATGACTGGAAACATAAATACCTTTTGCCTCTCAAAGTCATTAAATTTTACCCCccatatagaaaatttaaaacaatcaatAGTGCTCAAgtcaattttaagtaaaaatctgCAAGATCTTTCAGATAAGTTATTTTCTAAACCAGAAGTTTGTCTGAACACTGAAGCAATGAAGAAAAGTAGTTCTTCACATCTATGCATTCAGGACAAACCAGTCAGTGATTTGGAAATAAAAGCATTGGAACCAATTCAAGATTTAAACTGCCAGCTTTCagaaaaagacatttcaaagtCAAAGTCTCTTTTAAATCAAGTAATTAAAAACATCACCTCAGATTTACTTTCAGAAGGTAAACCAGGAAAATCTCCAGATGTAGAAGACGTTGTCTCGGAGGCTGATGGAATagatttttcaatgaaaaaaaagagttgtttcaaaaagaaacaTATAACAAGTGAAGTGTCTAGCCCTATGCTGGGTTTCAGTGGAAGTATACACGACTatattataaagcaaatattcaCTGCACCTATCTTTTCACTGTTGGAAAAAAGCATGAAAGAACTGAGTGAGACACAGATGAACCTGCAGGATCAGTTACTCAAATCTTGGGAGACAAAATTGTCTTCCAATATTCTAGTTAACTATGGAGATAAGGATGATGAAATAGAATTGCCACAGCCCAAATCTGTGATAAGCGAGATAATACAAGCATTTCCTATAGATACACTTTTAGAATCTGGGATAATCAAAGTGATGGAACTAGATAAAGAACAACAGATGGGTGCTTTGGTAGATACAGAGAAATCCTCTTCTGAAGAAACCCTCAGGGATTCCACAGAAGATGATTCAGAAATTAAATGCAAAACACAATTTCTTTCAAGACCCAGTGTTCCCAAAGAAGGCACTTCTTCTATACGTAGAGTTGAATTTGTAGAAGACAGACAAAACATGTTCCTACATGATTCAGAATATCATTCAACACCAGACATAAAAACAGATTTGTCATGTCAGGGGCTTGATGGAGAAGAAAGTCACCTAATGTTTGATTTAGAAAGTTTCAGTAACTTGCTAACAGATAACCTTCATGAGTCTGATCCACCAACGTtacaatcctttttaaaaaacgtatttaatgcttttttcaaatataatcaGCCTGAAAGAAGACAGCAACCAGAAAAGGAATTAGAAAATCTAATTCAACATTCTTTTCCAACTGACATAGAACACTCTGAAGAAATTCAAGGGGATTCAGATAAAGCAGACAGATTAGACAGAAAAGCTGTTTTGAGTCCAAAGCTACGTGTGTTTCTAGAAGAACTCTCAGAgtcagaaattaaaaatttaaaatctgaattgAGTAAACATATACAGCATTATCTTGTAGAAAGACTTTCAGAATCAGGACATATCACCAAGGAGGATTTACCAAAAATCTACCAAAATCTGTATCTGATGAATGAGAAAGAACTGAAAGAACAAAATGCTTTTCCAGGGAAATATTCAGAAACTGTTAAAGAAATCAtgtcttttgtaaataaatttaatcatCAATTCATAgataaacatttagaaataaagctaagatcttttttaaatgaaattctcCAAAACTATTTCCTTACAAACCTTGCAGAGAGCAGTTTATTTAATGAGACAGAATCCATGACTATCCACTCAAACATGTCTTCTCTAAGAACCCAAAGTGCCTCATTATCTCCTCATGATATTTCAAGGGGGAGTTTTGATAGAAGGCttgaaataaacatgaaatatcCTTTAAATCAACCTCTACAAAGCCTACTTAAAGCTTTATCAGAAAATGActtcttaaatttaaaagatgatttaaGCAAACAGCTCCAGAGACTTTTTATAGAAAAGCTTTCAAAATTAGGACTAATGACAGAGAGGCAATTAGAGGGGGTCAACGAGCATGTAAGCTTAAGTGATTCTGATTCAAtaccattaaaatatataaaaacagatttaCCTTTCCGAGATGAAAATTACTTTGTGGGGGAGCATTCAGAAAAGCAAAGTAAATATTCAAAACTTGGACAAAACACTTTACCAAAGGTTTCTGAGGATAAACGTATCAGACCAGAATTGGTCAGAACTGAAGAAAAGGACTattcttctttgaaaaatttaaaagagaatccATCAACAATTAGGgaacagaaaaattatttccCTGGAGAAGGAATTAAAGCAATAAGTTTAATAAAAGTACAGTCTTCCAACAAAAATATCCAGGCTGTTCCATTAAATAAGTCATCAGACAGAGCTACAGATATATTGTTtaagaaatacaagaaagaaCATGGTTTCCTGCAATTTCCTCGAGCAGAAAATTGTATTTATACAACAGAGATTCAAGACCCATACAGTTGGGAGGGTAAATCAAAAATAGTTTCATCAAAAGTTTGCTGTGAAAGGACATTGAAATTGAAGCCCTTTGATAGAAAGGAGAACATTAACATTTGCAAATTTACTGCtcaggaaaaaacagaaacagtaCTGCCATCGTATTCAAGAATTCCTAGTTGCAAAATGccaagggaagaggaagaatatttaaatagattCGCCTCCCCTTTCTGGCAGAATAACTCTTTATCTCACTTCAATTTAGAGGCTGAAGAACAATCGAAGTTAGACCTGTACTGTCAGAGAttgaaaggaaacaataacaacaataaaaaacatttaGTAACAGTCacacaaaatgaaagagaaattcaaaATCTTTCTATAAGCCCAAATGaaatttgcaatgaaaaatatTCCAAGGTCCCCAAACCACAatcctttaaatataaagaaaataagaaaaactcaaAACCATCCTTCTTCCCAGAAGtattaaagagagaaaacataaaacccAAGGTTCGAAAAGAAAAAGATCATGCCACCAAACCAAAAAAGTCACTTAACAAGGTAGTTAGGATCCTACCAACCACACTGCCTACCACAAGAAGTCATTTAAGGAAATCTGTGCCAAGGACTTTGCTTCACTGGACTGCACGGAAGACTATACACGTAATAATGTTTTCCCTGTCTTCTACTTCTCTTATTTGTCAAAGTTCTATCAATAACTTCCCTTAATCCTGAATGCAAGTGTGGGTATAAATTTAATTGCCCCAGGAGATACAGACCTCCAAGCTTAAAAATTCTTCTGGAATTCAAATTATCACCTTGCCTGATTGATAGTCTAACCACAAAATCAGGGGGGACTATTAATATATCTAATACCTTTTTATGAACTAGATAAAGGGCAGCCTCTCTGGGACAGGATTTAGAAAAAGATGTCCTTTCCTCTGGGCGGACCCTCCATCTGGCATAGCCTAGAACCTCTAGGAACCTGCTGCATATTTGCATGGATCAAAATTAGCCAGAATTAGGTTGTGCAACAGCCTGCACAACCTTTAGTAGTGGTGGAATACTATAGAAACataattcagattttcttttctgagaGATTTAACTATAAATGTTTAAGGCTTTTTTCAGATAGCTGAATTTATCTGTAAATAAATGTGGTACTCCTTCTATGTGCTAGTTATTCTgctaagaactagggatatgcaGAATTTACAATCTGTGGATAATGAATTGaaattttttaacttcttttttcttcttttaccacGACTCCTCTGCTGTATCATATGCTGAGATCTTGAGAATTCAAGTCTATTCTTAGcattaacataaaataattaggaagGTGAATCTGTTACTAGACTGTACAAATGGTTCTAAAGCACTTAAAATTTAGGAATAGAAggtacttattttaattttcgGAACCAATACTTTTCTCAGTATGTATTACAGGCATgactcataaatttaaaaactcataagATCAACAATTGATCttaaattgatattttgatgtgTAAGATCCTGCCTCTGAATgagaaagtaaatataatttcaaaatatttgctttgAATTTGTTTTCCACAGTAAATAAAGCAGGTTGTTAGCTTTACAGTGGCAGGGCAAAAATTATAtacctatatattatatataatatattatatagcTAAATATTCTATTAGCTATATAGTGGCAGGGTAAATATTCTTATCACTTGTACTCTTAagtttggattttttcttttctatttaaattcaATCATTTAATATTGAACAAGCAAATGtgggggtgggtgtgggggggtgtgcatatgaagaaaaggaaattgaagatAGGCTCATagtttttggcaaaaaaaaatttctgaagttCCTTTAGACAAATGGAATCTTTAATACaactttttcaaatgaaaaaaaataaaaacaactgcaTTTATGTCAAACACTGTAAGGTCATCTTACAACCCTTTACTTAACAGCGGACGAGGGAGTTAGGATTCTCATTCTTGTTATTTCCCTCTGTTAAGCCAAGTGTTTCTTAACTTTAGAATTGAGTGATAAAAGGCAATTGTCAGATGATCAGAAAggtactcattttattttctaaatcctAGGAATCTTCAAAAGCCTCTAATCAGAAGCAAGATAAGTTGAGCCATAGGAGCTTTCAGAAAAGGAAGCAGTGGTGTGGGTCTCCAAGGCCTTCCACTGATCCTTGTAGTTAGTGATCAGCTGTGGAACAAGTTAAGCACTACTCACTAACATAGCAGAAACTCTTAAAAATTGAGCTTGCCTTATTATTCCAGGAAGgtaagaggaaggaggaagttctccctgccttctccaaaccCAGGCACAGAGGTAAAGTAGATGGAATTGGCCTTCCTCTTCATACCTTCTTTTTTCTAGATCTTTTTCTGGCTGTCTTAATTCTTAACAGTTCCTCCCACCTTCCTGACCCCTCAGTTTTATTAGTGTACTCTCCCCATGTCTCCAATCAAAGCAGCCCATTTCTTTGCTGTGGCTCTCTCTGCGAGGTGTCGAGGAATGGACTGCTCAAACTGCCGAGAGAACTAGTTTATACTAAAACTACCCAAAGAGGTACTTAtagattattatgtttttaactataaaatatttgttatagaaaatttgaaaaaagagaattaacatttttctcttattatttcagtGTATATCCTTCCAGTTACTTTCTTGAATGTTATACTTGTTTTATTCTCAGAATgtacattgaaatttttatttgaaattttttattttaatgtaaacatTACAACCACATTCTTGCATGCTATCTGTGCTCTCTTTCtctagatacacacacacacacatacacacacacacgtataaagACTAAAGATTTATTAAAGTAACCTTTAGAGAATGAAAGCTCAAAGTTTGGATGATGTAAAAAGCTAAATATAAAAGTTAATCATTTATATTTGGGGTTAGGGCAACAGAAGTTTTGGTGGAAAAAGAATTGCAATGTAGCTGGCCAACTTTGCCTAAGAATCTGACCCCTGAGTATAACTCCCTTAGGCTTTTCTAGTTTCCAGATTCATCTCTTCCATCCcttttgaaacaaaatattttttggaacagtaagatttttaaaaagcctggtTTCTAAGGTAGCATCTAAGGGAAATCATTGAGTGTAGAGTCTGAATCTGGGGATAGCCCAGGAAGCATTCGGTGCTTTCATTCTCTTTGTCAATATTACAACTTTAGTCCTTGTAAATTTCAAGTGTACTTTTTAACTTACcaatttgatgttttattttaaaatttaggattGTTCAGATAGATTTGAGGATCTACAAGAGCCCTCAATGCAGcatcttaataaaacaaaatcaagagtAAGACTTTTAGCAAAGAGCCCAGATGATAGCCATATTCAGGCAAAACAAGCTGCAAGACCTTATACTGCTCCAGAGCCTAACAAACGACGAGAATACTACACTGGAAAATTCACAAGTCCTCAAGTGGTTTCATCAGGATTAGCTAATACAAATGATACAACCCCAGATTATGAAATACGTAAAATGCAatcaaaagaaagattaaaagagGATATTGAAAAATGTTCGCTCATTTGTGATATTATCCAAATGTTAAAAAGTTCAGAATGATATGTGAGGCCAACAGTCAGAATTATCACTTCTCCATTAACAAAATGGTTTGGAACTCTGTCCTTGTGTGTGATAGAAG
This region includes:
- the C2cd6 gene encoding LOW QUALITY PROTEIN: cation channel sperm-associated targeting subunit tau (The sequence of the model RefSeq protein was modified relative to this genomic sequence to represent the inferred CDS: deleted 2 bases in 1 codon); its protein translation is MLRKTLQGSENEELEIAPSELPSLVPFGDVVGCLAVHVKNCRNFAQRITSQPFIDLFIRISVNNIMKSTKRRILLLRSSEKSTVVRFDEIKYFSVQVPRRQDDTRNNISLELMQHSKTEVYPVLLGNAEVHLYEVIQKGCFTEELQLLNKNTFICRLEVEFMFSYGNFGYGFSHQLKPLQKIVEPSMFMNIAPPPERTDPLTNVITPRPVEYPAFLSPDLNVTVGTPTTSKETNQTPVVRLEKLEQQPRERLEKMKKEYRNLGTWKEKVDYLENILNPKLEPKESSESNLDEDLESESNDLDEEKPENITTLYIPVKDNEPEITPSELLGDDNKEGIPTSTSSLLDQDYSILATPESVMSTPLPSDSLLPSIPRQEKTLLDKIPFFSEGQSEVMPEERRSIPFLSDAKSDDTHRSILKAISALSEVAFSSKEYFPSHFRPEYIELKPKYQNFLFILQFQKFNKGGFDPFLRNINKMSVRKRKDQDIYQFRNVLSQEVIEQEDQDPPYPTRSKSGGYSSVSWAHDPDTIPKKNKSACDPTINAMKTLDPKSKPAHDPAINTMKTLDPNNKLKEKLPSLTLPSLREPPMTGNINTFCLSKSLNFTPHIENLKQSIVLKSILSKNLQDLSDKLFSKPEVCLNTEAMKKSSSSHLCIQDKPVSDLEIKALEPIQDLNCQLSEKDISKSKSLLNQVIKNITSDLLSEGKPGKSPDVEDVVSEADGIDFSMKKKSCFKKKHITSEVSSPMLGFSGSIHDYIIKQIFTAPIFSLLEKSMKELSETQMNLQDQLLKSWETKLSSNILVNYGDKDDEIELPQPKSVISEIIQAFPIDTLLESGIIKVMELDKEQQMGALVDTEKSSSEETLRDSTEDDSEIKCKTQFLSRPSVPKEGTSSIRRVEFVEDRQNMFLHDSEYHSTPDIKTDLSCQGLDGEESHLMFDLESFSNLLTDNLHESDPPTLQSFLKNVFNAFFKYNQPERRQQPEKELENLIQHSFPTDIEHSEEIQGDSDKADRLDRKAVLSPKLRVFLEELSESEIKNLKSELSKHIQHYLVERLSESGHITKEDLPKIYQNLYLMNEKELKEQNAFPGKYSETVKEIMSFVNKFNHQFIDKHLEIKLRSFLNEILQNYFLTNLAESSLFNETESMTIHSNMSSLRTQSASLSPHDISRGSFDRRLEINMKYPLNQPLQSLLKALSENDFLNLKDDLSKQLQRLFIEKLSKLGLMTERQLEGVNEHVSLSDSDSIPLKYIKTDLPFRDENYFVGEHSEKQSKYSKLGQNTLPKVSEDKRIRPELVRTEEKDYSSLKNLKENPSTIREQKNYFPGEGIKAISLIKVQSSNKNIQAVPLNKSSDRATDILFKKYKKEHGFLQFPRAENCIYTTEIQDPYSWEGKSKIVSSKVCCERTLKLKPFDRKENINICKFTAQEKTETVLPSYSRIPSCKMPREEEEYLNRFASPFWQNNSLSHFNLEAEEQSKLDLYCQRLKGNNNNNKKHLVTVTQNEREIQNLSISPNEICNEKYSKVPKPQSFKYKENKKNSKPSFFPEVLKRENIKPKVRKEKDHATKPKKSLNKVVRILPTTLPTTRSHLRKSVPRTLLHWTARKTIHDCSDRFEDLQEPSMQHLNKTKSRVRLLAKSPDDSHIQAKQAARPYTAPEPNKRREYYTGKFTSPQVVSSGLANTNDTTPDYEIRKMQSKKIKRGY